The following coding sequences lie in one Acidimicrobiales bacterium genomic window:
- a CDS encoding cobyric acid synthase has translation MSGSDRLAGGLMVCGTSSDSGKTTLVTGLCRVLARRGLKVAPFKGQNMALNSMVVASGAEIGRAQAAQAEAAGVEPEAAMNPILLKPSGNHTSQVIVMGRPWASLDARAYQEVKTEMWPVVTSALADLRTRFDAVICEGAGSPAEINLLEHDLVNLRLARHAELPALLVGDIDRGGVFASIFGTLALLPHDLGGCIRGIVINKFRGDRSILSPGLEDLEHRTGVPTLGVLPWLEGVDFDSEDSLALRRLHREIHARREGSVVDVAAIAFPHISNFTDLDALALEPDVNVRLVEHPGDLRQPDLLVLPGTKSTLADLDWLKETGLAGAITELVGQGSNPPVVLGICGGYQMLGERIEDAVESPKPRVAAGLGLLPVSTIFQPTKITERQAGIAFGQTVTGYEIHHGRTASSEPWIRLGDTGGNPRHEGSSTRDRRILGTSLHGLLESDAFRHAFLADIAGRAGRTRTPTRVSFNAARQARYDRIADAVEEHLDVATVERLIKEASIGEGHTGS, from the coding sequence GTGAGCGGCTCGGATCGGCTCGCCGGCGGACTGATGGTATGCGGTACTTCCAGCGACTCCGGAAAGACCACGCTGGTTACCGGTTTGTGCCGGGTCCTCGCGCGACGAGGACTCAAGGTCGCACCGTTCAAGGGGCAGAATATGGCCCTCAACTCGATGGTCGTGGCAAGTGGGGCGGAGATCGGTAGGGCGCAGGCGGCACAAGCGGAGGCGGCCGGCGTCGAGCCGGAGGCCGCGATGAACCCGATCCTCTTGAAGCCGTCCGGCAACCACACCAGCCAGGTGATCGTCATGGGGCGGCCGTGGGCGAGCCTGGACGCTCGCGCCTACCAGGAGGTCAAAACCGAGATGTGGCCCGTCGTCACCTCGGCGCTTGCGGACCTCAGAACTCGGTTCGACGCGGTCATTTGCGAGGGGGCCGGAAGCCCGGCCGAGATCAACCTGCTCGAGCACGACCTCGTCAACCTGCGATTGGCGCGCCACGCCGAACTGCCCGCGCTGTTGGTCGGCGACATCGATCGGGGAGGAGTTTTTGCGTCCATCTTCGGGACGCTCGCGCTCCTGCCGCACGACCTCGGCGGCTGCATCCGTGGCATCGTGATCAACAAGTTCCGCGGCGACCGGTCGATCCTTTCTCCAGGACTCGAGGATTTGGAGCACCGCACTGGAGTCCCCACACTCGGGGTTCTTCCGTGGCTCGAAGGCGTCGACTTCGACTCGGAGGATTCCTTGGCGCTGCGGCGTCTACACCGCGAGATTCACGCGCGGCGAGAAGGTTCGGTGGTCGATGTCGCAGCGATCGCATTCCCACACATCTCCAACTTCACCGATCTCGATGCGCTCGCACTCGAGCCCGACGTGAATGTCCGGTTGGTCGAACACCCGGGCGACCTCCGGCAACCGGACTTGTTGGTCCTGCCGGGTACCAAGTCGACGCTCGCCGATCTGGACTGGCTGAAGGAAACCGGGCTGGCCGGTGCGATCACTGAACTCGTCGGTCAGGGTTCAAACCCGCCGGTCGTCCTCGGCATATGTGGCGGTTACCAGATGCTTGGGGAACGGATCGAGGATGCCGTCGAGTCACCAAAGCCTCGTGTCGCAGCTGGACTCGGGCTCCTGCCCGTCTCCACGATCTTCCAGCCGACGAAGATCACCGAGCGGCAAGCAGGGATCGCGTTCGGCCAAACGGTTACGGGTTACGAGATCCATCACGGCAGGACGGCTTCGAGCGAACCGTGGATCAGGCTCGGCGATACGGGAGGCAACCCGCGGCACGAAGGCAGCAGCACCCGCGACCGAAGGATCCTCGGTACCAGCCTTCACGGTCTCCTCGAATCCGATGCCTTCCGGCACGCGTTCCTCGCCGATATAGCTGGCCGCGCCGGAAGGACCCGGACACCCACCCGCGTGTCGTTCAACGCCGCACGGCAAGCGCGTTACGACCGGATCGCGGACGCTGTGGAAGAGCACCTCGACGTCGCAACTGTCGAGCGGCTGATCAAGGAAGCGTCCATAGGTGAAGGTCACACCGGCTCATGA
- a CDS encoding aminotransferase class I/II-fold pyridoxal phosphate-dependent enzyme: protein MVSVGHAPPPSAHGGDGARLAQSLGIPVDDVLDLSASLNPVAPDVRRLLARHLESLSRYPDVTDATNALANAMGVDPGRLVLTNGGAEAIALVAAELQSGWIEDPEFSLYRRHLLHVEPNAPRWRSNPNNPSGLLAGWDETAEVWDEAFWQLATGSWTRGDADNGSIVIGSLTKLLACPGLRIGYVICPSEEVAGKIRSRQPQWPLNGLAASGLPELLETIDLRGWARSVAQLRGDLERLLRDTGFDPRPSDANWLLLEAPGLRDELAQRAILIRDCSSFGMPGVVRIAVPPEGGLERLEVALAHRRPSGRPTGRPNRCPNRSDGTPA, encoded by the coding sequence ATGGTCTCGGTAGGCCACGCCCCTCCGCCGAGCGCCCACGGGGGAGACGGTGCCCGTCTCGCCCAAAGCCTCGGCATACCCGTCGACGACGTGCTCGACCTGTCCGCAAGCCTCAACCCGGTAGCTCCGGATGTACGCAGGTTGCTGGCACGGCATCTGGAGTCGCTGAGCCGGTACCCCGATGTGACAGACGCCACCAACGCTCTTGCGAATGCGATGGGGGTCGATCCCGGCCGCCTCGTTCTGACCAACGGCGGCGCTGAAGCGATCGCGCTCGTCGCCGCCGAGCTGCAGAGCGGTTGGATCGAGGATCCCGAGTTCTCGTTGTATCGCAGGCACCTTCTCCACGTTGAGCCCAACGCGCCGCGCTGGCGGTCCAACCCGAACAATCCGAGCGGCCTCCTCGCCGGATGGGACGAGACCGCTGAAGTGTGGGACGAGGCGTTCTGGCAGCTGGCGACCGGCAGTTGGACCAGAGGTGACGCCGACAACGGGTCAATCGTCATCGGTTCGCTCACCAAGTTGCTGGCCTGCCCTGGATTGCGAATCGGATACGTCATCTGCCCGAGCGAGGAGGTTGCCGGCAAGATCAGGTCGCGCCAGCCGCAGTGGCCTCTCAACGGCCTGGCCGCATCGGGGCTTCCTGAGCTCCTCGAGACCATCGACCTTCGCGGTTGGGCCCGCTCGGTCGCACAGCTACGGGGGGATCTCGAGCGCCTGCTGCGCGACACTGGCTTCGATCCGCGCCCTTCGGACGCCAACTGGTTGCTGCTGGAAGCGCCCGGTCTCCGAGACGAGCTCGCCCAACGGGCGATCCTGATCCGGGACTGCAGCAGCTTCGGTATGCCCGGCGTGGTCCGCATCGCGGTCCCGCCCGAGGGTGGCCTCGAGCGGCTCGAAGTGGCCTTGGCCCACCGACGTCCCAGTGGACGTCCCACTGGACGTCCCAATCGATGTCCCAATCGATCTGATGGAACCCCGGCGTGA
- the cbiB gene encoding adenosylcobinamide-phosphate synthase CbiB produces the protein MTAVLTRSAAVAAGLAADRLFGEPPAAIHPVALFGKTMQAAEHRLYSNRRSAGAVYAGLGVIGAAALGRIISRPRRAVSRFGSQRVSWTALSAATYVAVAGRALTESASRVADAASQGDLALARARLPELVGRDPSGLGTEEISRAVVESLAENTVDAVVAPAFWGAVAGAPGVLAYRAVNTLDAMVGHRSDRYLRFGWAAARADDFAGWIPARLTAVVVACSRPASVSRVWRAVRLQAPAHPSPNAGVAEAAFAAALGCRLGGVNVYGSRVEERPLLGQGPPASIGDIGRAAALSRDVVALLAALLSGPSIIRVMRASRGRGARGNERKDG, from the coding sequence ATGACTGCTGTGCTGACCCGATCGGCGGCGGTGGCAGCCGGGCTCGCCGCGGACCGGTTGTTCGGCGAGCCGCCGGCCGCGATCCACCCGGTGGCTCTTTTCGGAAAGACGATGCAGGCGGCGGAGCACAGGCTGTACTCGAACCGGCGGTCGGCGGGCGCCGTTTACGCGGGTCTGGGAGTCATCGGCGCCGCGGCGCTCGGGCGAATCATCAGCCGCCCTCGCAGAGCTGTGTCCCGATTCGGGTCCCAACGGGTGTCATGGACCGCATTGTCGGCGGCGACGTACGTTGCCGTCGCCGGTCGGGCGTTGACAGAGTCGGCGTCTCGCGTCGCTGACGCGGCATCGCAGGGAGATCTCGCGCTGGCGCGAGCTCGATTGCCGGAGCTGGTCGGAAGAGACCCATCGGGCCTCGGTACCGAGGAGATCTCCAGGGCGGTCGTCGAGTCACTGGCCGAAAACACCGTCGACGCCGTCGTTGCGCCGGCCTTCTGGGGTGCTGTCGCCGGCGCGCCCGGGGTGCTGGCTTATCGAGCTGTCAACACCCTCGACGCCATGGTGGGGCATCGCTCTGATCGCTACCTGCGCTTCGGGTGGGCGGCAGCGAGGGCCGACGACTTCGCGGGGTGGATCCCGGCAAGGCTGACCGCGGTTGTCGTCGCATGCTCGAGACCGGCGTCGGTGTCGCGGGTCTGGCGGGCGGTGCGGCTTCAGGCGCCGGCTCACCCGTCCCCCAATGCCGGAGTGGCGGAGGCGGCCTTCGCGGCCGCGCTGGGGTGCCGGCTCGGAGGAGTCAACGTGTACGGGTCCCGGGTCGAAGAGCGGCCTCTTCTCGGGCAGGGACCCCCGGCTTCAATCGGCGACATCGGGCGCGCCGCCGCTCTGAGCCGGGATGTGGTCGCGCTTCTCGCCGCGCTCCTGAGCGGCCCTTCGATCATCCGCGTCATGAGAGCGAGTCGCGGGCGCGGGGCGCGCGGCAATGAAAGGAAAGACGGCTGA
- a CDS encoding adenosylcobinamide-GDP ribazoletransferase — MRAAVAFLTSVGGARRPSPRTLDWFGAVGAALGALLGLVWWAAGKAWTVWVAAGVLVIADLALTGMLHFDGLLDSADGLLPPMDRHRRLDVMASPETGAFAVGAGGATLLLRWAALAAIRPTLLLIAGLWCLSRTGMAAAVRYLPYARAEGGLATAFAGKPRPWAIVLGVAGSIGLACAWRPLAGPVAVACAAVAGGGVLWLAFRRIGGYTGDVLGAFGMVAETAGLLVAAARW; from the coding sequence ATGAGAGCGGCGGTCGCGTTTCTTACCTCTGTCGGAGGAGCTCGACGTCCGAGCCCTCGGACGCTCGACTGGTTCGGAGCGGTGGGAGCGGCACTCGGAGCGCTCCTCGGCTTGGTGTGGTGGGCGGCGGGCAAGGCGTGGACAGTCTGGGTCGCTGCGGGAGTGCTCGTTATTGCCGATCTCGCGTTGACGGGGATGCTTCATTTCGACGGTCTCCTGGACTCCGCCGACGGTTTGCTGCCTCCGATGGACCGGCATCGCCGCCTGGACGTGATGGCTTCTCCCGAAACCGGTGCCTTCGCGGTTGGCGCCGGCGGCGCCACGCTGCTGCTTCGCTGGGCAGCGCTCGCCGCGATCAGGCCTACGCTCCTGCTGATCGCGGGTCTGTGGTGTCTTTCTCGCACCGGAATGGCCGCCGCTGTGCGATACCTGCCGTACGCACGTGCCGAGGGCGGCCTGGCGACCGCCTTCGCCGGCAAGCCCAGACCTTGGGCGATCGTCCTTGGAGTGGCGGGGTCCATCGGGCTGGCGTGCGCTTGGCGGCCGCTTGCGGGACCGGTCGCGGTCGCGTGCGCCGCCGTGGCTGGTGGGGGAGTCCTGTGGCTCGCGTTCAGGCGCATCGGGGGTTACACGGGAGACGTACTCGGAGCCTTCGGCATGGTCGCCGAGACCGCCGGGCTGCTTGTGGCGGCCGCGCGCTGGTGA
- a CDS encoding bifunctional adenosylcobinamide kinase/adenosylcobinamide-phosphate guanylyltransferase, whose protein sequence is MITLLLGGARSGKSELAERIAAGLPTPVTYVATADPGEDEDFARRIEEHRRRRPAGWKTVESGQDLIESLRDLSGTVLVDSLGTWVASLPGFAVDARSLGEVLTAHHGDLVIVSEEVGLGVHPSTDVGGRFRDALGTLNRSVAQVADEILFVVAGCTLRLDKPFAEDVLG, encoded by the coding sequence GTGATCACCCTTCTGCTCGGTGGGGCGCGGAGCGGAAAATCAGAGCTCGCTGAACGGATCGCGGCCGGGCTTCCAACCCCGGTCACTTACGTGGCAACCGCTGATCCGGGGGAGGACGAGGACTTCGCCCGGCGGATCGAGGAGCACCGGCGCCGCCGGCCTGCGGGCTGGAAGACCGTCGAATCCGGGCAGGATCTGATCGAGAGCCTGCGGGACCTGAGCGGCACGGTTCTGGTGGACTCGCTCGGCACCTGGGTGGCCTCGCTGCCCGGCTTCGCGGTCGATGCTCGTTCTCTGGGCGAGGTGCTCACTGCTCACCACGGAGACCTGGTGATCGTGTCCGAGGAAGTCGGCTTAGGAGTCCACCCGTCGACGGACGTCGGAGGCCGATTCCGTGACGCCCTGGGCACCCTCAACCGATCCGTCGCGCAGGTCGCCGACGAGATCCTGTTCGTCGTGGCCGGATGCACCCTCCGTCTGGATAAACCGTTCGCCGAAGACGTGCTCGGATGA
- the cobO gene encoding cob(I)yrinic acid a,c-diamide adenosyltransferase, with the protein MARSESLVLLNTGHGKGKSSAAFGVMARGWARGWKVGVVQFIKGGKWKTGERKLADHLGIEWHTLGDGFTWESTDIDETAAKGRHAWEVAAEKLRSGEYDLLILDEITYAVKYGWVDVKDVVDGVTNRAPRTNVVLTGRDAAPELLELADTATEMRKLKHAYDQGIKAKKGIEY; encoded by the coding sequence ATGGCGCGATCTGAGTCGCTGGTCCTTCTCAACACCGGGCACGGCAAGGGAAAGTCGTCGGCCGCATTCGGGGTCATGGCACGCGGGTGGGCGCGGGGCTGGAAGGTCGGTGTGGTCCAGTTCATCAAGGGCGGTAAGTGGAAGACCGGCGAGCGGAAGCTCGCGGATCATCTCGGCATCGAGTGGCACACGCTTGGCGACGGGTTCACCTGGGAGTCCACCGACATCGACGAGACCGCGGCAAAGGGCCGCCATGCGTGGGAGGTCGCCGCGGAGAAGCTTCGCTCAGGTGAATACGACCTTCTGATACTCGACGAGATCACTTACGCGGTGAAATACGGATGGGTCGACGTCAAGGACGTCGTCGACGGGGTCACCAACCGCGCGCCCCGCACGAACGTCGTGCTCACGGGTCGAGATGCTGCGCCGGAGTTGCTCGAGCTCGCGGACACGGCAACCGAGATGCGCAAGCTGAAGCACGCCTACGACCAAGGGATCAAGGCCAAGAAGGGCATCGAGTACTGA
- a CDS encoding redoxin domain-containing protein codes for MFRRSHMPALDGAAEWLNSEPLTTAELRGHAVVVDFWTLTCINWLRTEPYVRGWARAYRDDGLIVIGVHTPEFSFEHQVDGVRQAVFDREIDYPVAIDNDYKIWTAFDNHYWPALYFVDPDGVIRDEHFGEGRYEQSERTIQRLLGVQRELIKVEGAGVEAEADWSHLRTPETYLGCGRSENFASPGKALLDEPGSYELPERLRLNQWGLSGAWTIGFESVVVDKSGSGIVFRFHARDAHLVLDSQATDPIPFRVLLDGEAPGSAHGVDVDEEGMATLREGRLYQLVRQRGAVVERTVEIRFLEPGAEAYVFTFG; via the coding sequence GTGTTCCGACGAAGTCACATGCCGGCCCTCGACGGTGCGGCCGAATGGCTCAACTCCGAGCCTCTGACCACTGCCGAGTTGCGGGGCCACGCCGTAGTGGTCGATTTCTGGACGTTGACGTGTATCAACTGGCTTCGCACGGAGCCGTACGTCCGAGGTTGGGCGCGCGCGTACCGAGACGACGGGCTGATCGTTATAGGCGTCCATACTCCCGAGTTCTCCTTCGAGCACCAGGTCGACGGCGTGCGACAGGCCGTGTTCGACCGAGAAATCGACTATCCGGTCGCGATCGACAACGACTACAAGATCTGGACCGCGTTCGACAACCACTACTGGCCGGCGCTCTACTTCGTCGATCCTGACGGCGTCATTCGCGACGAGCATTTCGGGGAGGGACGCTACGAGCAGTCCGAGCGCACGATCCAACGGCTCCTCGGAGTGCAGCGTGAGCTCATCAAGGTTGAAGGAGCCGGCGTCGAGGCGGAAGCCGACTGGTCCCACCTGCGAACACCCGAGACGTATCTCGGCTGCGGCCGATCGGAGAACTTCGCGTCACCCGGTAAGGCGTTGCTCGACGAACCCGGCAGCTATGAGCTGCCCGAGCGTCTCCGCCTCAACCAGTGGGGGCTCAGCGGGGCATGGACGATCGGATTCGAGAGCGTGGTCGTTGACAAGTCAGGCAGCGGCATCGTCTTCCGGTTCCACGCCCGCGACGCGCATCTCGTGCTCGACAGCCAAGCCACGGATCCGATTCCATTCCGGGTGCTACTCGACGGAGAGGCGCCCGGATCCGCTCACGGGGTTGACGTCGACGAGGAGGGTATGGCGACCTTACGGGAAGGCCGTCTCTACCAACTGGTGCGCCAGCGGGGTGCGGTCGTGGAGCGAACCGTGGAGATCAGATTCCTCGAGCCGGGCGCCGAGGCATACGTATTCACGTTCGGGTAG
- a CDS encoding CocE/NonD family hydrolase produces the protein MSLPSWVFAKIGRLPPALSTEVRVDRDLEAKMPDGAILLADRWYAPATADSDPVLLLRSPYGRRQLGVYGRLFSERGYQVVIQSCRGTFGSGGRSFDPFRNERADGQSTLEWLADQPWFTGSVGTFGPSYLGLVQWAVAADPPPFVKAMSLQVTTARVRDIVYPGGSFALETGAFWVNQVQIQELPVRKLLWRMLAGRRKLALAYTTLPLEDADTKVLGSQVPYYQDWLVHDAIDDPWWEPLDWSKEVDRTPPATMIAGWYDIFLPGELEDFRRLRDAGREARLTIGPWTHTSIGAGSTSIRDGLDWFGTHLRNGPATQRQPVRYFVTGSKRWVEAANWPPAFEVERWNLQGGRSLSVDRPSRGVPDKFRYDPADPAPGLGGPSLDPIRSGKRKQRRRESRPDVLSYTSAALTRDLTVAGPVNAEVWVRCSRTAYDLFVRLCDVTERRNSYNICDGIIRIKEGDIETSPDGSVRVRLALWPTAHTFKAGHRIRVQLSSAAHPLYARNLGGGEPLGTAAALFPGVLEVFHDSEHPSAVELPVSAL, from the coding sequence ATGTCTCTTCCCAGCTGGGTGTTCGCGAAGATCGGCCGTTTGCCGCCGGCGCTATCCACCGAAGTGCGAGTCGACCGTGATCTCGAGGCAAAAATGCCCGACGGCGCCATCCTCCTGGCCGACCGCTGGTACGCCCCGGCCACCGCGGACTCCGATCCCGTCCTGCTGCTCCGCTCGCCGTACGGAAGGCGCCAGCTAGGCGTCTACGGCCGCCTTTTTTCCGAACGCGGCTACCAAGTGGTGATCCAAAGCTGCCGGGGGACGTTCGGCTCGGGAGGGAGGTCGTTCGACCCGTTCCGCAACGAGCGTGCCGACGGACAATCGACCCTCGAATGGCTCGCCGACCAACCGTGGTTCACCGGGTCCGTGGGTACGTTCGGGCCGAGCTATTTGGGACTCGTCCAATGGGCCGTCGCCGCCGACCCTCCTCCCTTCGTCAAGGCGATGTCGTTGCAGGTGACGACCGCCCGGGTCAGAGACATCGTGTATCCCGGAGGCTCGTTCGCCCTCGAAACCGGCGCCTTTTGGGTCAATCAGGTGCAGATCCAGGAGCTTCCGGTGCGGAAGTTGCTGTGGCGGATGCTGGCGGGCCGGCGGAAGCTGGCTCTCGCCTACACCACCCTGCCGCTCGAGGACGCCGACACGAAGGTGCTCGGGTCGCAAGTCCCCTACTACCAGGACTGGCTCGTCCACGACGCGATCGACGATCCGTGGTGGGAGCCGCTCGACTGGTCCAAAGAGGTCGACCGCACCCCGCCGGCGACCATGATCGCCGGCTGGTACGACATCTTCCTTCCCGGAGAGCTCGAGGACTTCCGCCGGCTTCGGGACGCGGGTAGGGAGGCGCGTCTGACCATCGGTCCCTGGACCCACACCAGCATCGGAGCGGGCTCGACGTCGATCCGCGACGGGCTCGATTGGTTCGGGACCCATCTGCGGAACGGGCCGGCGACTCAGCGACAACCCGTTCGGTACTTCGTGACCGGGTCGAAGCGATGGGTCGAGGCGGCGAACTGGCCACCGGCGTTCGAAGTGGAGAGGTGGAACCTGCAAGGGGGGCGGTCGTTGTCGGTGGACCGGCCGTCGCGTGGAGTGCCGGACAAGTTCCGCTACGACCCGGCGGACCCGGCGCCCGGACTCGGGGGCCCCAGCCTCGACCCGATCAGATCAGGAAAAAGGAAGCAGCGACGGCGTGAGTCACGGCCCGACGTGCTCAGTTACACGAGCGCCGCCTTGACGAGGGATCTCACCGTGGCCGGGCCCGTCAACGCCGAAGTCTGGGTGCGCTGCAGCCGGACCGCTTACGACCTCTTCGTCAGGCTTTGCGACGTTACTGAGCGGAGGAACTCGTACAACATCTGCGACGGGATCATCAGGATCAAGGAAGGCGACATCGAAACCTCGCCGGACGGTTCGGTCCGGGTGCGCCTCGCGCTCTGGCCGACCGCCCACACCTTCAAAGCCGGGCACCGGATCCGGGTGCAACTATCGAGCGCCGCCCACCCGCTATATGCACGGAATCTCGGGGGAGGCGAACCGCTCGGAACCGCAGCGGCTCTCTTCCCGGGTGTTCTCGAGGTGTTTCACGATTCCGAGCATCCGTCCGCCGTCGAGCTGCCGGTAAGCGCGCTCTAG
- a CDS encoding alpha/beta hydrolase — MSKMLEGRFAGGRLYYRHWDTGAPAKAQVVIAHGFAEHSGRYSHVASALNAAGFSAWALDHRGHGQSEGDRADIGSVAAAVADLDLFVNLVRDAAPSGPLFLVGHSMGGLIAAAYAEDHQDRLTGLLLSGALLYVAPEIVALADLEEIPDLGLADAVSSDPAVVQAYKDDPLVYLGPPPRRFIESFAQVEGVRSRLKELTLPILAMHGSSDLLVSPQALRDLVASASSEDMTSVLWPGLWHEIFNEPRNSDVISTMAAWIAARTG, encoded by the coding sequence ATGAGCAAGATGCTGGAAGGACGATTCGCGGGCGGTCGGTTGTACTACCGCCATTGGGATACGGGAGCCCCGGCGAAGGCGCAGGTGGTGATAGCGCACGGCTTCGCCGAGCACTCCGGGCGGTACTCGCACGTCGCGTCCGCCCTGAACGCCGCTGGCTTCTCCGCGTGGGCGTTGGACCACCGGGGGCACGGCCAGTCCGAGGGTGACCGGGCCGACATCGGGTCGGTGGCGGCCGCGGTCGCCGACTTGGACTTGTTCGTCAATCTGGTGAGGGATGCAGCCCCATCGGGCCCGCTCTTCCTGGTAGGGCATTCGATGGGCGGGCTGATTGCGGCCGCGTATGCCGAGGATCATCAGGATCGCCTGACCGGGCTCCTCCTTTCCGGAGCGCTGTTGTATGTGGCGCCGGAGATCGTCGCCCTGGCCGACCTCGAGGAGATTCCCGATCTCGGGCTGGCGGATGCGGTGTCGAGCGACCCGGCGGTGGTCCAGGCCTACAAAGACGACCCGCTCGTGTATCTCGGACCGCCTCCCCGCAGGTTCATCGAGTCCTTCGCTCAGGTCGAGGGGGTCCGCTCGAGACTGAAGGAGCTGACCCTGCCGATCCTGGCGATGCACGGCAGCAGCGACCTGCTCGTCAGCCCGCAGGCGTTGCGCGATCTGGTGGCGTCCGCATCTAGTGAGGACATGACTTCGGTGTTGTGGCCGGGCCTGTGGCACGAGATCTTCAACGAGCCGCGGAACAGCGACGTCATCTCCACGATGGCGGCGTGGATCGCGGCCCGCACCGGCTAG
- the ligD gene encoding non-homologous end-joining DNA ligase — protein MPSDRLERYRAKRSFDTTPEPSGAPTGEEADHRDQPRFVVQKHAARRLHYDFRLEADGVLISWAVPKGPSYDPKEKRLAVHVEDHPLDYEDFEGIIPEAQYGSGSVVVWDRGTYRNITEKRGKPVDVTSAVKAGHLSIWLEGTKLEGGWSLTRTGGDDNWLLIKRSDEYADPSKNITETAPESVKSGLNIEDLAEQPDPDTWTRETATWMPPMLAQPLKKTELRAISDDEWEYERKFDGLRCLAVRNGKDVTLWSRNHLQFTSRFPEIVEALSKLPADNFTIDGEVVAFVRGRTSFAELQRPGRTAKPVYCVFDLLQLLGKDTTILPLTDRHKLLAQVLEQANDRISLVERLNGEPQALLDDACKNGWEGLIAKRTSAPYQSGRSHDWRKVKCSASQELVVVGWTDPTGSRIGFGALLVGYYDDKGTIHYAGKVGTGFDDKTLKDLHGRLAKAEVQQPPVAETVKEKKAHWVRPELVAEISFTEWTTDGRLRHPSFQGLRPDKKPKEVRREDQMA, from the coding sequence GTGCCATCCGACCGGCTGGAGCGATACCGCGCCAAGCGGAGTTTCGACACCACCCCCGAACCGTCGGGCGCCCCAACCGGTGAAGAAGCCGACCACCGGGACCAACCGCGCTTCGTTGTTCAGAAGCACGCTGCGAGGAGGCTGCATTACGACTTCAGGTTGGAGGCGGACGGGGTACTCATCTCCTGGGCTGTACCGAAGGGCCCGTCGTACGATCCGAAGGAGAAGCGTCTAGCCGTCCACGTCGAGGACCACCCGCTCGACTACGAGGACTTCGAAGGGATCATCCCAGAGGCTCAGTACGGGTCGGGCAGTGTCGTGGTGTGGGACCGTGGGACCTACAGAAACATCACCGAGAAACGGGGCAAGCCCGTCGACGTCACAAGTGCCGTCAAAGCCGGGCACCTTTCGATATGGCTCGAAGGCACCAAGCTCGAGGGGGGCTGGTCGCTCACCAGGACCGGTGGCGACGACAACTGGCTCCTCATCAAACGTTCTGACGAGTATGCCGATCCCTCGAAGAACATCACCGAGACGGCGCCCGAGTCGGTCAAGTCAGGCCTCAACATCGAGGATCTCGCCGAGCAACCCGACCCCGACACGTGGACCCGCGAAACGGCGACCTGGATGCCGCCGATGCTCGCACAGCCCCTCAAGAAGACCGAGCTGCGTGCCATTTCGGACGACGAATGGGAGTACGAGCGAAAATTTGACGGGCTTCGGTGCCTCGCCGTCCGCAACGGCAAGGACGTCACGCTCTGGTCACGCAACCACCTCCAATTCACATCTCGGTTCCCGGAGATAGTCGAAGCGTTGAGCAAGCTGCCCGCGGACAACTTCACCATCGACGGAGAGGTCGTCGCGTTCGTCAGGGGCCGCACCAGCTTCGCCGAGCTGCAACGTCCCGGCCGAACTGCGAAGCCGGTCTACTGCGTATTCGATCTTCTCCAGTTGCTCGGCAAGGACACGACGATCCTGCCGTTGACAGACCGCCACAAACTTCTCGCGCAAGTACTTGAACAGGCGAACGACCGGATATCCCTCGTCGAACGTTTGAACGGCGAGCCTCAGGCCCTCCTGGACGACGCTTGCAAGAACGGCTGGGAGGGTCTGATCGCCAAGCGGACATCAGCCCCATACCAGTCCGGCCGGAGCCACGATTGGCGCAAAGTCAAGTGCTCGGCGAGCCAGGAGCTGGTTGTCGTCGGCTGGACCGACCCCACGGGATCACGCATCGGGTTCGGAGCGCTGCTAGTGGGCTACTACGACGATAAGGGCACGATCCACTACGCGGGCAAGGTGGGCACCGGCTTCGATGACAAGACGCTGAAAGATCTGCACGGTCGGCTGGCCAAGGCCGAGGTCCAACAGCCGCCGGTTGCTGAGACGGTGAAGGAAAAGAAAGCCCACTGGGTCCGGCCCGAGTTGGTCGCGGAGATCTCATTCACCGAGTGGACGACCGACGGCAGGCTGCGCCATCCGAGCTTCCAGGGGCTGCGTCCGGACAAGAAACCGAAGGAAGTCCGGCGGGAAGACCAGATGGCCTAG